The Shewanella sp. KX20019 genome window below encodes:
- a CDS encoding ribosome alternative rescue factor ArfA, with translation MAKHRQVQPQIEHESGRGVIKDNALKAIVTSTLFRTRTEKPKKGKGSYNRKQKGQKLKGLAPFDYLRQAFFYNLAR, from the coding sequence ATGGCAAAACATCGCCAAGTACAACCGCAGATAGAACATGAAAGTGGTCGCGGAGTCATTAAAGATAACGCGTTAAAGGCCATCGTCACCAGTACCCTGTTTCGAACACGGACTGAGAAACCTAAAAAAGGCAAAGGGTCTTATAACCGCAAACAGAAGGGGCAAAAGCTGAAGGGCTTAGCCCCTTTTGACTATCTGCGACAGGCATTTTTTTATAACCTGGCTCGCTAG
- a CDS encoding DMT family transporter codes for MSATALPKMVPTAFLSVVLIWSTTPLGIVWSSESVHPTMAVLLRMLIALTLGSLIILIARIRLPWNATARKLYAVSSIGIVGGMLLSYFSARYLPSSTMSLIFGLSPLISGLLAQKLLNEPKFGPMRLVALAMAFVGLGIVCSSKLSLASDSWIGLILILSAVSLFSLSGVLIKTVKINIHPIASTVGALIYSTPMFALAWLLFDGTIPFETWQTRSLLAITYLGVFGSLIGFISYFYILQHLNASTVALVTLITPVFAIMLGAQLNGETITSALVIGAGFVLTGLALYQFGDQLLHKFCKKGTSARR; via the coding sequence ATGTCAGCTACAGCATTACCCAAGATGGTTCCAACGGCATTTTTGTCAGTGGTATTAATTTGGTCGACAACGCCGCTAGGTATTGTTTGGAGCAGTGAGTCGGTGCATCCCACCATGGCGGTATTACTGCGAATGCTAATTGCGTTGACCCTTGGGTCGCTGATCATACTGATTGCCCGAATTCGACTGCCATGGAATGCCACTGCCAGAAAGCTATATGCCGTATCATCCATCGGGATTGTTGGTGGTATGCTGTTGAGCTACTTTTCCGCCCGATACTTGCCCTCAAGCACCATGTCACTGATCTTTGGCTTATCGCCGTTGATCTCAGGCTTACTGGCACAGAAATTACTGAATGAGCCCAAATTCGGCCCAATGCGCTTAGTGGCTTTAGCCATGGCATTTGTCGGACTTGGCATTGTATGCTCATCTAAGTTGTCACTGGCGAGTGACAGCTGGATTGGGCTGATATTAATCTTGTCTGCGGTTAGTTTGTTTAGCTTAAGCGGCGTATTAATCAAAACGGTTAAAATCAACATACACCCTATTGCCAGTACCGTCGGTGCACTCATTTATTCAACACCTATGTTTGCTTTAGCGTGGTTACTATTTGATGGCACGATACCCTTTGAAACTTGGCAAACTCGTTCGCTGTTAGCAATCACTTACTTAGGGGTATTTGGTTCACTGATTGGCTTTATTTCCTACTTCTACATTTTGCAGCATCTTAACGCCAGCACGGTTGCGTTAGTGACCTTAATCACGCCAGTATTTGCGATAATGTTAGGTGCACAACTCAATGGTGAAACGATTACGTCAGCGCTAGTGATAGGGGCTGGTTTTGTACTAACGGGGCTAGCCTTGTATCAATTCGGTGACCAGTTACTGCATAAGTTTTGCAAAAAAGGCACCAGTGCTAGGCGTTGA
- a CDS encoding DUF3465 domain-containing protein, whose translation MINKGQLIRWNDSKGYGFIRVANTQADNDVFIHMSALQHMVRRPLVGDVLYFQIETQADGKQRAFAARIEGVDASVKGCAVKSHSNQSNHKQALSNSPIKGVLYRIAIMLVVLAIASFVYNRVVAPTVAPSSSVTTYGSSALISTAVAADELRISQAFLQQQSGIQVQSRGVVTRLLADDTKGSRHQRFIVTLANGQTLLIAHNIDLAPRIESLKTGDSISFYGVYEYNERGGVVHWTHHDPQGRHIGGWLKHQGKTYQ comes from the coding sequence GTGATTAATAAGGGACAGTTAATTCGTTGGAATGATAGTAAAGGCTATGGCTTTATTCGAGTAGCAAACACGCAAGCGGATAATGATGTATTTATTCATATGTCAGCGCTGCAACATATGGTCAGGCGACCCTTAGTTGGCGATGTGCTGTATTTTCAAATAGAGACGCAAGCCGATGGTAAGCAACGAGCATTTGCAGCGCGGATAGAGGGCGTTGACGCTAGTGTTAAAGGCTGCGCAGTCAAGAGCCATTCAAACCAATCTAACCACAAGCAAGCGCTAAGTAATAGCCCGATAAAAGGGGTGTTATACCGTATTGCGATAATGCTGGTAGTGTTGGCGATTGCCAGTTTTGTCTATAACCGTGTCGTCGCACCGACGGTTGCTCCAAGTAGTTCTGTTACTACTTATGGCTCCTCTGCATTGATATCAACAGCTGTCGCTGCAGATGAACTACGAATAAGCCAGGCATTTTTGCAGCAGCAAAGTGGCATACAGGTACAAAGTCGCGGCGTTGTGACTCGGCTGTTAGCTGACGACACTAAAGGCAGTCGTCACCAGCGGTTTATCGTTACGCTGGCCAACGGTCAGACCCTGTTGATTGCGCATAACATCGATTTAGCACCGAGAATAGAGAGTTTAAAAACAGGTGACAGCATCTCGTTTTATGGGGTTTATGAATACAACGAACGCGGCGGTGTGGTGCATTGGACTCATCATGATCCACAAGGTCGACATATTGGCGGTTGGCTTAAACACCAAGGCAAGACTTACCAGTAG
- a CDS encoding 3'-5' exonuclease, translating to MSLYKFGLATEKSVLIRQALGVQADAYFAAMESAEQVFLTSITNEQNQQKLDWLLLRTHLICRMSDRDVARLSDYRIENTQSVSERLNGTSRQIVIVTTDSLGVAIDDIKAQKWVGFDTETAASFEKGRRNSNPISLIQIATTSHCYLFRMVGTNIVPFKAALAEVLAEQSNITKVGIGLRSDINSMKRDFGIVLNPILDLNWLMNQLGAAKQMGTVQMAATVLALKLPKSKRVTLSNWAIPLNKPLSEEQVNYAAGDALAALDIYHALFEQLNIYQALWPKSVQQRFLAEGCL from the coding sequence ATGAGCTTATATAAATTTGGGTTAGCAACAGAAAAGTCGGTGCTAATTAGGCAAGCGCTCGGTGTGCAAGCGGATGCTTATTTCGCTGCAATGGAAAGTGCTGAACAAGTATTTTTAACCTCCATTACCAATGAACAGAACCAGCAGAAACTTGATTGGCTGTTGCTACGAACGCATCTGATTTGCCGCATGAGCGATAGAGATGTTGCGCGCTTAAGTGATTATCGTATCGAGAATACTCAAAGCGTATCAGAGCGTTTAAATGGCACTTCGCGTCAAATCGTCATAGTGACTACTGATTCTTTAGGGGTAGCGATTGATGATATTAAGGCTCAAAAATGGGTTGGGTTTGATACTGAAACTGCCGCTAGCTTCGAAAAAGGTCGCCGTAATAGCAATCCTATCTCGCTAATTCAAATAGCGACCACTAGCCACTGTTATCTGTTTAGAATGGTCGGCACTAATATAGTGCCCTTTAAGGCGGCACTTGCAGAAGTGCTAGCTGAGCAGTCAAATATTACTAAGGTGGGTATTGGCCTACGTAGTGACATCAATTCGATGAAGCGAGATTTCGGTATCGTGCTTAACCCCATACTTGATCTCAATTGGTTAATGAATCAGCTAGGCGCTGCAAAGCAGATGGGCACGGTGCAGATGGCAGCGACAGTATTGGCACTTAAACTGCCTAAAAGTAAGCGGGTAACACTGTCTAACTGGGCTATTCCATTGAATAAGCCATTATCAGAGGAGCAGGTTAATTACGCAGCAGGCGATGCCTTAGCCGCATTGGACATTTATCATGCCTTGTTTGAGCAACTGAATATCTATCAAGCCTTATGGCCTAAATCAGTACAGCAACGTTTTTTAGCAGAGGGATGCTTGTGA